GTGCTTAGCCTGCCCTATATCTTCAAGGACAAGGCCCATTATTTTGATGTACTGGGGGGAGACATCGGCGACGACCTGCTGCTGCAGGGAGAGAAGTACTGGCTGCATGGCCTTACATTTTACGATGCCGGCAGCCGCAGCTTCTACTCCACCAAAAAGCCAATCCGGACACCAGGTGACCTGGCAGGAATGAAAATCCGGGTGCAGGACAGCAAAACAGCCATCGACATGGTGCAGAGTTTCGGCGGTTCGGCCACGCCTGTATCCTGGGGCGAGTTGTACACCGGCCTGCAGCAGGGCGTGGTAGACGGAGCCGAGAACAACGCGCCCAGTTTCTACCTTTCCCGCCATTACGAGGTGGCCAAATACTACACGCTCAACGACCACACCATGGTGCCGGACATTCTCATGATTAGCTCCAAAGTATGGGAAGACCTGACGGAGCAGGAGAAAAAGTGGCTTACGGAGGCGGTGGAAGAGTCGGCGGTGGTGCAGCGCAAGCTATGGGCAGAGGCCGAGAAGGAAGCCCTGGAAGCCGTAAAGAAGGCTGGTGTCGAGATCATCAACCCAGACAAAGAGGCTTTCTCAAAGCTGGTGGAGCCGATGTATGAAGGATACAAAAGCGAACCGGAAGTATACGAGCTCATCCAAAGAATTAAAGCAGCAGAAAACACGTCTGCCAACAGCGTTAAATAGCGAGAATTTAACTTATAAGAAATGAAACTACGGAAAACGGTAGACAGTGTCCTTTTCACCCTGTTGGTGGTGCTGATGTCGGTGATGGTGTTGAACGTACTGTGGCAGGTGGCCTCCCGCTACGTGGTGCAGTCGCCTAGCTCTTTCACGGACGAACTGTCGCGGTACCTGCTGATCTGGGTAGGCTTGCTGGGCGCCAGCTACGTGAGCGGCAAAAAGCTGCACCTCGCCATCGATATTGTACCTTCTAAAATGCAGGGAAAGGGTGCCCGTAACCTCAACATCTTCATTCACCTGCTGGTGGCGCTATTCGCTTTTTTTGTGATGGTGTGGGGAGGCATCAACCTGGTGTACATCACCCTGACGCTGGGGCAAACCTCAGCCTCGCTCGGCCTGCCGTTGGGCTATGTATACACGGCCCTGCCGCTTAGCGGCCTGCTCATTATCTTCTACAGCCTCATGAACCTAACCGAGAAAGAGGAAGACCCAGAGGAGATCGGTAAGGAGTTGGCCTAGGCACTGCCCGCCCTAATTGAAAAACACGAAGCTGACAACGTTTTCTATCTAACCACAAGCAATGGATTTTCTGGAGATTATAGTACTGGTAGTAAGCTTTCTTTTTTTGCTGATTATAGGTGTTCCGATTGCCTTTTCCATCGGCATTGCGGCGCTCCTGACTATGCTGGTAAGCATTGCGCCGGAAGCGGCCTTCACCACACTGGCCCAGCGCATGGCCACCGGCCTCGACAGCTTTGCCCTGCTGGCCATACCGTTCTTTATACTTGCCGGGCAGCTCATGAACCGGGGCGGCATCGCCAGCAGGCTCATTGACTTCGCCAAAGGCCTGGTGGGCACTTTACCGGGCGGCCTGGCCTACGTGAACATCGTGGCTTGCATGCTCTTTGGGGCTATCTCGGGCTCTGCGGTGGCCGCGGCCTCTGCCATCGGCGGCATCATGACGCCCCGCATGGTAAAGGAAGGCTACTCCCGCCCTTTCAGTGCGGCTGTCAACATCACGTCTGCCACCACCGGCATGATTATTCCGCCCAGTAACATCCTGATCGTTTACTCGCTCGCCAGCGGTGGCGTGTCTATTGCGGCTTTATTTGTGGCGGGCTACGTGCCGGGTATACTACTGGGACTGGCCCTGATGTCGGTAGCTGGCTTTATCGCTTACAAAAACAAGTATCCGGTTAGCGACCGAACGCCACTGAAAGTAGTGTTTAAAAAGTTTCTGGATGCCGTGCCAAGCCTGCTGCTGCTGATTGTGGTGATCGGAGGTATTATTGCCGGTATTTTTACCGCCACCGAGGCATCGGCCATTGCGGTGCTGTACACGCTCATACTTTCGATGGTGATTTACCGAGAGGTTAAGGTAAGCGAGCTACCAGACATACTTATTCATACGGTTATCACCACAGCCATTGTGATGCTGCTGATTGGCACGTCAATGGGTATGTCATGGATGATGTCTTACGCAAACATTCCCCAGGGGGTGAGCGAGGCATTGCTTTCCATCAGCGATAACAAGATTGTGGTGCTGATCATCATCAACCTGATCCTGCTGTTCGTTGGGATTTTCATGGACATGACGCCTGCCGTGCTTATTTTCACGCCTATCTTCCTGCCTGTGGTAACGGCGCTGGGCGTGGACCCGGTACACTTCGGTATCATGATGGTGCTGAACCTGTGCATCGGGCTGTGCACGCCTCCGGTGGGGTCGGTGCTGTTTGTGGGCTGCGGCGTGGCCGACATAAGTATAAGCAAAGTGATAAAACCGCTGGTCCCTATGTTCCTGGCAATGGTGGTTGCATTGCTTCTGGTAACGTACATTCCGGAGCTTAGCCTGTGGCTGCCAAGGGTTTTTGGCCTGTAGTAGAGAATGGCAGTAAAGACTTGGAGTCAGCCAGTTTGGCATGGCACTGCTGACAGCAAAATCGTCAGTTATATATAATTTTCACTATACTTTATAACTTGCAGTCATTCAGAAATTAATGGCATGATTTATGCTAATTAAATTCTCGGCTAAAAGTTGAAATTGGTTATAGATTTCAGCATATGTGGAGGCTCCCCGTTGTGGGAGCCTTCGCTATTTAGTATTGTTTTCGTTCAGCCCCTCCTGTTCTTGCCTGTGGTTTTGCA
Above is a window of Pontibacter akesuensis DNA encoding:
- a CDS encoding TRAP transporter substrate-binding protein, coding for MLLLALLLVTTSCDKIKQTKEIKLAHTLDITHPVHEAMEFMAKRVKEKSGGKLTIDIYPNSQLGTERECLELLQIGSLGMTKVSAAVMEGFSPNFKVLSLPYIFKDKAHYFDVLGGDIGDDLLLQGEKYWLHGLTFYDAGSRSFYSTKKPIRTPGDLAGMKIRVQDSKTAIDMVQSFGGSATPVSWGELYTGLQQGVVDGAENNAPSFYLSRHYEVAKYYTLNDHTMVPDILMISSKVWEDLTEQEKKWLTEAVEESAVVQRKLWAEAEKEALEAVKKAGVEIINPDKEAFSKLVEPMYEGYKSEPEVYELIQRIKAAENTSANSVK
- a CDS encoding TRAP transporter small permease: MKLRKTVDSVLFTLLVVLMSVMVLNVLWQVASRYVVQSPSSFTDELSRYLLIWVGLLGASYVSGKKLHLAIDIVPSKMQGKGARNLNIFIHLLVALFAFFVMVWGGINLVYITLTLGQTSASLGLPLGYVYTALPLSGLLIIFYSLMNLTEKEEDPEEIGKELA
- a CDS encoding TRAP transporter large permease — protein: MDFLEIIVLVVSFLFLLIIGVPIAFSIGIAALLTMLVSIAPEAAFTTLAQRMATGLDSFALLAIPFFILAGQLMNRGGIASRLIDFAKGLVGTLPGGLAYVNIVACMLFGAISGSAVAAASAIGGIMTPRMVKEGYSRPFSAAVNITSATTGMIIPPSNILIVYSLASGGVSIAALFVAGYVPGILLGLALMSVAGFIAYKNKYPVSDRTPLKVVFKKFLDAVPSLLLLIVVIGGIIAGIFTATEASAIAVLYTLILSMVIYREVKVSELPDILIHTVITTAIVMLLIGTSMGMSWMMSYANIPQGVSEALLSISDNKIVVLIIINLILLFVGIFMDMTPAVLIFTPIFLPVVTALGVDPVHFGIMMVLNLCIGLCTPPVGSVLFVGCGVADISISKVIKPLVPMFLAMVVALLLVTYIPELSLWLPRVFGL